From the genome of Frankiales bacterium, one region includes:
- a CDS encoding oxidoreductase has product MTGVPLHDSLRLRQVFGAFPSGVTAVAALVGGEPVGMSASSFTSVSLEPPLVSVCIAHTSTTWPRIAHAPRLGVSVLAHDQEWVARLMAARDTDRFAGVRWRALPGGAVVLDGASAWLDCTVQDRFRAGDHDIVVLRVEELDADPLNPPLVFHASGFRRLEV; this is encoded by the coding sequence ATGACCGGCGTGCCCCTCCACGACTCCCTGCGGCTGCGCCAGGTCTTCGGCGCGTTCCCGTCCGGGGTGACGGCGGTCGCGGCGCTGGTGGGCGGCGAGCCGGTGGGGATGTCGGCGAGCAGCTTCACCTCGGTGTCGCTGGAGCCGCCGCTGGTGTCGGTGTGCATCGCGCACACCTCCACCACGTGGCCCCGGATCGCGCACGCGCCGCGCCTCGGCGTGAGCGTGCTGGCGCACGACCAGGAGTGGGTCGCCCGGCTCATGGCCGCGCGCGACACCGACCGCTTCGCCGGTGTGCGGTGGCGGGCGCTCCCCGGCGGCGCCGTGGTGCTCGACGGCGCGAGCGCCTGGCTCGACTGCACGGTGCAGGACCGCTTCCGCGCCGGCGACCACGACATCGTGGTGCTGCGGGTGGAGGAGCTCGACGCCGATCCGCTCAACCCGCCGCTGGTCTTCCACGCCAGCGGGTTCCGCCGCCTGGAGGTCTGA
- the speB gene encoding agmatinase: MTRYGPMFGPDFTFLGVERCTVDEPETYAGADVVIVGAPFDGGTSYRAGARFGPQAIRAADYLPHDGSRPSLALRVDALRDLTVLDAGDVEMFSGDAERSCRDLEAAIETVARSGAVPVVLGGDHTITWPDATGVARARGWGRISVIHFDAHADTGDITFGSLIGHGHPMRQLIESGAVRGDRFLQVGLRGYWPEPETLDWMADRGMRSYEMTEIVHRGLEVCLDEAFEIALDDCDGVFLSVDIDVCDPGHAPGTGTPESGGLSARELLDSVRRIAVSLPVVGMDVVEVAPPYDHADITASLANRVVLEALSGMARRRHDAAHGTSWDPARPLLDGRGTAG, translated from the coding sequence GTGACCCGCTACGGCCCGATGTTCGGCCCGGACTTCACCTTCCTCGGCGTCGAGCGCTGCACCGTCGACGAGCCGGAGACCTACGCCGGGGCCGACGTCGTCATCGTGGGCGCGCCGTTCGACGGCGGCACGTCCTACCGCGCGGGGGCGCGCTTCGGCCCGCAGGCCATCCGCGCGGCCGACTACCTGCCCCACGACGGGTCGCGGCCCTCGCTGGCGCTGCGGGTGGACGCCCTGCGCGACCTCACGGTGCTCGACGCGGGCGACGTGGAGATGTTCAGCGGCGACGCCGAGCGCTCCTGCCGCGACCTCGAGGCCGCGATCGAGACGGTCGCGCGATCGGGTGCGGTGCCGGTGGTGCTCGGCGGCGACCACACGATCACGTGGCCGGACGCCACCGGCGTCGCGCGGGCGCGCGGGTGGGGGCGCATCAGCGTCATCCACTTCGACGCCCACGCCGACACCGGCGACATCACCTTCGGCTCGCTCATCGGTCATGGCCACCCCATGCGCCAGCTCATCGAGTCCGGCGCCGTGCGCGGCGACCGCTTCCTCCAGGTGGGCCTGCGCGGCTACTGGCCCGAGCCGGAGACGCTGGACTGGATGGCCGACCGGGGCATGCGCTCCTACGAGATGACCGAGATCGTGCACCGCGGCCTCGAGGTCTGCCTCGACGAGGCGTTCGAGATCGCGCTCGACGACTGCGACGGCGTCTTCCTCTCGGTCGACATCGACGTGTGCGACCCGGGCCACGCACCGGGCACGGGGACGCCGGAGTCCGGTGGCCTGTCCGCGCGCGAGCTGCTCGACTCGGTGCGCCGCATCGCGGTGTCGCTCCCGGTCGTCGGCATGGACGTCGTCGAGGTGGCACCGCCGTACGACCACGCCGACATCACCGCGTCGCTGGCCAACCGCGTGGTGCTCGAGGCGCTCTCGGGCATGGCGCGGCGACGCCACGACGCGGCCCACGGCACGTCGTGGGACCCTGCGCGGCCGCTGCTCGACGGCCGCGGCACCGCCGGCTGA
- a CDS encoding rhodanese-like domain-containing protein — protein MTVVTNAVTETPAAAPERAAEHFAALLSLETDCWDVHEALAAGSAGFVLLDVRGRGGWDAGHVEGATHLPHRELTAERLDEYPSETLFVVYCAGPHCNGADRAALRLARLGRPVKKMVGGVTGWLDEGFPLATG, from the coding sequence ATGACCGTCGTCACCAACGCCGTCACCGAGACCCCCGCGGCCGCCCCCGAGCGGGCGGCCGAGCACTTCGCCGCCCTGCTCTCCCTCGAGACCGACTGCTGGGACGTGCACGAGGCGCTCGCGGCCGGGTCTGCGGGCTTCGTGCTGCTCGACGTCCGCGGTCGGGGCGGGTGGGACGCCGGCCACGTCGAGGGCGCGACGCACCTGCCGCACCGCGAGCTCACGGCCGAGCGGCTCGACGAGTACCCGTCCGAGACGCTGTTCGTCGTCTACTGCGCGGGGCCGCACTGCAACGGCGCCGACCGCGCGGCGCTGCGCCTGGCCCGGCTGGGCCGGCCGGTCAAGAAGATGGTGGGCGGCGTCACGGGCTGGCTCGACGAGGGCTTCCCACTGGCCACGGGCTGA
- a CDS encoding aminotransferase class V-fold PLP-dependent enzyme, translated as MAGYPPYEAAAVLDVTDDRLAGPFAELTERLRNNYPFGHPSYAGQMLKPPHPVAMVGYLAAMQVNPNNHALDGGPATAAMEKEVVASLAAMVGLADHLGHLTSSGTIANLEALYVARETHPGRAVAFSADAHYTHARMCRVLGVRGITVPTDAAGRMDLDALAEVLATHDVGTVVASLGTTGLGAVDPLHEILPLARSHGARVHVDAAYGGFFRLVADDSPGGVDPAPWLAAADADSFVVDPHKHGLQPYGCGAVLFRDPSVGRFYDHDSPYTYFTSDELHLGEISLECSRAGAAAAALWLTLQVFPLTPDGLGAVLRPGRVAALRWAGLLEASDVLDLYQQPALDIVTYLPRVPGRLLSQVDAVSGAVLDAGMADPVDPVFLATYAVGADALAARGHDVAADVPSGRILRSVVMKPETAAAVDAIHARVEALAVSAVPAVTGA; from the coding sequence ATGGCGGGCTACCCGCCGTACGAGGCCGCGGCCGTCCTCGACGTGACCGACGATCGGCTCGCCGGTCCGTTCGCCGAGCTCACCGAGCGGCTGCGCAACAACTACCCCTTCGGCCACCCGTCCTACGCCGGGCAGATGCTCAAGCCGCCGCACCCCGTCGCGATGGTCGGCTACCTCGCCGCGATGCAGGTCAACCCCAACAACCACGCGCTCGACGGCGGTCCCGCCACCGCAGCCATGGAGAAGGAGGTGGTGGCCTCGCTGGCGGCGATGGTCGGGCTCGCCGACCACCTCGGGCACCTCACCTCGAGCGGCACGATCGCCAACCTCGAGGCCCTCTACGTCGCCCGCGAGACCCACCCGGGCCGGGCCGTCGCGTTCAGCGCCGACGCCCATTACACCCACGCGCGGATGTGCCGGGTGCTCGGCGTGCGCGGGATCACGGTGCCCACCGACGCGGCGGGACGCATGGACCTCGACGCCCTCGCCGAGGTGCTCGCCACGCACGACGTCGGCACCGTGGTCGCCAGCCTCGGCACCACCGGGCTCGGCGCCGTCGACCCGCTCCACGAGATCCTCCCGCTGGCCCGCAGCCACGGGGCCCGGGTGCACGTGGACGCCGCGTACGGCGGCTTCTTCCGCCTCGTCGCCGACGACAGCCCCGGTGGGGTCGACCCGGCTCCCTGGCTCGCGGCGGCCGACGCCGACTCGTTCGTCGTCGACCCGCACAAGCACGGCCTCCAGCCCTACGGCTGCGGCGCCGTGCTGTTCCGGGACCCGTCGGTGGGCCGCTTCTACGACCACGACTCGCCCTACACCTACTTCACCTCCGACGAGCTGCACCTCGGCGAGATCTCGCTCGAGTGCAGCCGCGCGGGGGCGGCCGCCGCCGCGCTGTGGCTCACCCTCCAGGTGTTCCCGCTCACCCCGGACGGGCTCGGCGCGGTGCTGCGCCCCGGCCGGGTGGCGGCGCTGCGCTGGGCCGGGCTGCTCGAGGCCTCCGACGTCCTCGACCTGTACCAGCAGCCGGCGCTGGACATCGTGACCTACCTGCCCCGCGTGCCCGGCCGCCTGCTCTCGCAGGTGGACGCCGTCTCGGGCGCGGTGCTCGACGCCGGCATGGCCGACCCGGTCGATCCGGTGTTCCTCGCGACCTACGCCGTCGGCGCCGACGCCCTCGCCGCACGCGGCCACGACGTGGCCGCCGACGTGCCGAGCGGACGCATCCTGCGCAGCGTCGTGATGAAGCCCGAGACCGCGGCGGCGGTCGACGCGATCCACGCCCGGGTCGAGGCGCTCGCGGTCTCCGCCGTCCCGGCCGTCACCGGCGCGTAG
- a CDS encoding phosphatase PAP2 family protein, translating into MTSPEPSAAPWERTAAWLVAVWAGCLAGLVLVYELTVRTVAGRIVGDVALRGADVQVPAFLSGMNTVLDLVTATSIAGAVALVAVVALARDRRDDGLVAVGLLVAANVSSRLLKSFLLSRPDLGLSESAPVTLNSLPSGHTTAAFSAVVALLVVLPRRLRTPVALVGIGFSALAAIATMTSGWHRAGDSLASLLLVASWTAVAGLVLLLRRAPRDDDAHAPAPEPTPAVHPDGATAVTPDAAPADRRGAPPPTTRAPEPLEQSPPGAADDAPSGQVPPVPPVGRTARRLLVGSGVLAAVALAIPLGIVLDEGARSSTFGATAVFVAAGLLLVAATTATTVLVLRVLERTDDPAPARDPQPAEG; encoded by the coding sequence GTGACGTCGCCCGAGCCCTCCGCCGCGCCGTGGGAGCGCACGGCGGCCTGGCTGGTCGCGGTGTGGGCCGGGTGCCTGGCCGGGCTGGTCCTGGTCTACGAGCTCACCGTGCGCACCGTCGCCGGGCGGATCGTCGGCGACGTCGCGCTGCGCGGGGCCGACGTGCAGGTGCCGGCGTTCCTCTCGGGCATGAACACCGTGCTCGACCTCGTGACGGCGACCTCGATCGCGGGGGCGGTCGCGCTCGTGGCCGTCGTCGCACTGGCGCGCGACCGCCGCGACGACGGCCTGGTCGCGGTCGGCCTGCTCGTCGCGGCCAACGTCAGCTCGCGCCTGCTCAAGAGCTTCCTGCTCTCGCGACCCGACCTCGGGCTGTCGGAGAGCGCGCCCGTGACGCTCAACAGCCTGCCCAGCGGCCACACCACCGCCGCGTTCTCCGCCGTCGTGGCGCTGCTCGTCGTGCTGCCGCGCCGCCTGCGCACGCCGGTGGCCCTGGTGGGCATCGGGTTCTCAGCCCTCGCCGCGATCGCCACCATGACCTCGGGCTGGCACCGGGCCGGCGACTCCCTGGCCTCCCTGCTGCTGGTCGCGTCGTGGACCGCGGTGGCCGGCCTGGTGCTGCTCCTGCGGCGGGCGCCCCGCGACGACGACGCCCACGCCCCGGCGCCCGAGCCGACGCCGGCGGTGCATCCGGACGGAGCCACCGCCGTGACGCCGGACGCGGCACCCGCCGACCGGCGCGGCGCGCCACCGCCCACGACGCGGGCGCCCGAGCCGCTCGAGCAGTCCCCGCCCGGGGCGGCGGACGACGCGCCGTCGGGGCAGGTGCCGCCCGTGCCGCCGGTGGGCCGCACGGCGCGCCGGCTCCTGGTGGGGTCCGGGGTGCTCGCGGCCGTGGCCCTGGCCATCCCGCTCGGCATCGTCCTCGACGAGGGCGCCCGCTCCTCGACGTTCGGCGCCACCGCGGTGTTCGTCGCGGCCGGGCTGCTGCTCGTCGCCGCCACCACCGCGACGACGGTGCTCGTCCTGCGCGTCCTCGAGCGCACCGACGACCCGGCCCCCGCGCGAGACCCGCAGCCGGCCGAGGGCTGA
- a CDS encoding 4Fe-4S dicluster domain-containing protein → MQYAFAIDQRTCIGCHACTVACKTEHQVPLGQFRTWVKYIDKGEFPDTTREFGVMRCNHCTDAPCVKICPTQALFKRDDGIVDFDNSRCIGCRSCMQACPYDAIYIDEDTNTAAKCNFCAHRIDQGLEPACVVVCPTESIWVGDIDDLTSSLSRLVRTTETQVRSPEQNTGPNVFYVGADRAVLDPLAAPVDDTYLWATPDAHRREVAADLPRDPVTDARTTLNTAHPRPWGWQVTAYLWTKGWAAGVVLVTALAMALGFGTGAVGDWVAPVVGLVGTAVTGALLVGELKRPERFWFIFLKPNPTSWLMRAGWIMVAFSGLTVLWLGASYLGATAPRAWIIGLSAVAAVLLAGYSAFLFGQAEGRDLWQSPLLFWHLLVQAVMVGSGVLVLTETVVSTETALRPWTIRVLAVSTAVHLLMLLVEYSGRHASRNAAAAAHMIVRGRYARTFWLGGVGLACLALVLAATGWSATSGPGLWLAAVAGALVQGALLAYESVFVRAAQDVPLS, encoded by the coding sequence GTGCAGTACGCGTTCGCCATCGACCAGCGGACGTGCATCGGCTGCCACGCCTGCACCGTCGCCTGCAAGACCGAGCACCAGGTGCCCCTGGGCCAGTTCCGCACGTGGGTGAAGTACATCGACAAGGGCGAGTTCCCGGACACCACCCGCGAGTTCGGCGTCATGCGGTGCAACCACTGCACCGACGCGCCGTGCGTGAAGATCTGTCCGACGCAGGCGCTGTTCAAGCGCGACGACGGCATCGTCGACTTCGACAACAGCAGATGCATCGGCTGCCGCTCGTGCATGCAGGCCTGCCCCTACGACGCGATCTACATCGACGAGGACACGAACACCGCGGCCAAGTGCAACTTCTGCGCCCACCGCATCGACCAGGGCCTCGAGCCCGCGTGCGTGGTCGTCTGCCCCACGGAGTCCATCTGGGTGGGCGACATCGACGACCTCACCAGCTCGCTCTCGCGCCTGGTCCGCACCACGGAGACTCAGGTGCGGTCACCGGAGCAGAACACCGGTCCGAACGTCTTCTACGTGGGGGCCGACCGCGCCGTGCTCGACCCCCTCGCCGCTCCCGTCGACGACACCTACCTGTGGGCCACGCCGGACGCGCACCGCCGCGAGGTGGCCGCCGACCTCCCGCGCGACCCCGTCACCGACGCGCGCACCACGCTCAACACCGCGCACCCGCGCCCGTGGGGCTGGCAGGTGACGGCCTACCTCTGGACCAAGGGCTGGGCGGCGGGCGTGGTGCTGGTCACCGCCCTGGCCATGGCGCTGGGGTTCGGGACGGGAGCCGTCGGCGACTGGGTGGCACCGGTCGTGGGCCTCGTGGGGACGGCCGTCACCGGCGCGCTGCTGGTGGGCGAGCTCAAGCGGCCCGAGCGCTTCTGGTTCATCTTCCTCAAGCCCAACCCCACCTCCTGGCTCATGCGGGCCGGCTGGATCATGGTCGCCTTCTCGGGGCTCACCGTGCTGTGGCTCGGCGCCTCCTACCTCGGCGCCACGGCGCCGCGCGCCTGGATCATCGGGCTCAGCGCCGTCGCCGCGGTGCTGCTTGCGGGCTACAGCGCGTTCCTCTTCGGCCAGGCCGAGGGCCGCGACCTGTGGCAGTCGCCGCTGCTGTTCTGGCACCTGCTCGTGCAGGCGGTCATGGTCGGGTCGGGTGTGCTGGTCCTGACGGAGACGGTGGTCTCCACCGAGACCGCGCTGCGGCCGTGGACCATCCGGGTGCTCGCCGTCTCGACGGCCGTGCACCTGCTCATGCTGCTGGTCGAGTACTCCGGGCGGCACGCCTCGCGCAACGCCGCCGCCGCGGCCCACATGATCGTGAGAGGGCGCTACGCGCGGACGTTCTGGCTGGGCGGGGTCGGGCTCGCCTGCCTCGCCCTCGTGCTCGCGGCCACCGGCTGGAGCGCGACGTCGGGGCCTGGCCTGTGGCTGGCCGCGGTGGCCGGCGCCCTCGTGCAGGGGGCCCTGCTCGCGTACGAGAGCGTGTTCGTCCGGGCCGCGCAGGACGTGCCGCTGTCATGA
- a CDS encoding molybdopterin-dependent oxidoreductase: MTEHTEATPMTQGSGPELPGMRTRFGLRNFPPVEQWDCVLLDDPKAHPRRESAEYTLVPTTCFNCESACGLLAYIDRSDLSVRKFEGNPAHPGSRGRNCAKGPATINQVTDPERILHPLRRVGPRGGGGWEQVTWDDALDDIAARMRRAMSEGRRDEIMYHVGRPGEDGFAERFLMAWGVDGHNSHTNICSAGARFGYTMWGGFDRPSPDHANARVILLLSSHLETGHYFNPHAQRIMDAKRNGARLVVLDPRLSNTASHADLWMSPWPGSEAAILLAVAAYLLRTRSIDEAYLERWLNWREYLANLHPEAPQDFATFLDRLTDDYAHYTFEFAAQEADIPVAQVEELARTVAGAGNRLAAHVWRSAAAGNYGGWTVSRALMLLVVLTGSVGTVGGTSPNGWDKFIPHGPNMPPAHESWNELLWPREYPLSTNELSILLPHFLKDGRGHVEVYFSRVYNPVWTNPDGFSWLEALTDESQVGLHVALTPTWSETAEFADYVLPMGNGAERHDTHSYETHAAKWLGFRQPVRRVAMERLGMPVADTRDANPGEVWEENEFWFELSWRIDPDGSLGIRQYFESPYRPGEKVTVDEYYRWIFENQVPGLPEKAEALGLTPLAYMRKFGVVEVAKDVYRLDERPLTEAELDGAVEEPGGVLRKPVTLDSAPPLVGEAGAVGLVHDDGTRTAGWLTPSRRLEIYSTSLRDWGWPEHATPGYIESHVSRRKVDVGAGELVLIPTFRLPTMIHTRSGNAKYLNEISNTHPLWLNSVDAARAGVRTGDLVRITTAIGHFVARVWSTEAIRPGVCALSHHMGRWRANEGEGSRWVSGKVDLSRPDGEGRWMLRYTSGVAPFESSDADSARVHWDDPGVHQNLAFPVQPDPWSGAHCWLQKVRLEPAHADDRYGDVVVDTRRSREVYREWLALTRPALGPDGQRRPEFLMRPVKPKRKAFRVPVDPAPDGAQ; the protein is encoded by the coding sequence ATGACCGAGCACACGGAGGCGACGCCGATGACGCAGGGCTCCGGCCCCGAGCTGCCGGGCATGCGCACCCGCTTCGGGCTGCGCAACTTCCCGCCCGTCGAGCAGTGGGACTGCGTCCTGCTCGACGACCCCAAGGCGCACCCCCGGCGCGAGTCCGCCGAGTACACCCTGGTCCCCACCACGTGCTTCAACTGCGAGTCGGCCTGCGGGCTGCTCGCCTACATCGACCGCTCCGACCTCTCGGTGCGCAAGTTCGAGGGCAACCCCGCGCACCCGGGCTCGCGCGGACGCAACTGCGCCAAGGGACCCGCCACGATCAACCAGGTGACCGACCCCGAGCGGATCCTGCACCCGCTGCGCCGCGTCGGCCCGCGGGGCGGCGGAGGCTGGGAGCAGGTCACCTGGGACGACGCGCTCGACGACATCGCCGCACGGATGCGCCGCGCGATGTCGGAGGGCCGGCGCGACGAGATCATGTACCACGTCGGTCGCCCCGGCGAGGACGGCTTCGCCGAGCGGTTCCTCATGGCGTGGGGCGTCGACGGGCACAACAGCCACACCAACATCTGCTCCGCCGGCGCCCGATTCGGCTACACGATGTGGGGCGGCTTCGACCGCCCCTCGCCGGACCACGCCAACGCGCGCGTGATCCTCCTGCTCTCCAGCCACCTCGAGACGGGCCACTACTTCAACCCGCACGCCCAGCGGATCATGGACGCCAAGCGCAACGGCGCGCGTCTCGTCGTCCTCGACCCGCGGCTGTCCAACACCGCCTCGCACGCGGACCTGTGGATGTCGCCCTGGCCGGGCAGCGAGGCCGCGATCCTGCTCGCGGTGGCGGCGTACCTGCTGCGCACGCGCAGCATCGACGAGGCGTACCTCGAGCGGTGGCTCAACTGGCGCGAGTACCTCGCCAACCTGCACCCCGAGGCCCCGCAGGACTTCGCCACGTTCCTCGACCGGCTCACCGACGACTACGCGCACTACACGTTCGAGTTCGCCGCGCAGGAGGCCGACATCCCGGTCGCCCAGGTCGAGGAGCTCGCGCGCACCGTCGCCGGCGCGGGCAACCGCCTCGCGGCGCACGTGTGGCGCAGCGCCGCCGCCGGCAACTACGGCGGCTGGACCGTGTCGCGCGCGCTGATGCTCCTCGTCGTCCTCACGGGGAGCGTGGGCACGGTCGGCGGCACGAGCCCCAACGGCTGGGACAAGTTCATCCCCCACGGGCCGAACATGCCGCCGGCGCACGAGAGCTGGAACGAGCTGCTCTGGCCGCGCGAGTACCCGCTGTCGACCAACGAGCTGTCGATCCTCCTGCCGCACTTCCTCAAGGACGGCCGCGGCCACGTGGAGGTGTACTTCTCCCGGGTCTACAACCCGGTCTGGACCAACCCGGACGGCTTCAGCTGGCTCGAGGCGCTCACCGACGAGTCGCAGGTGGGCCTGCACGTCGCGCTCACGCCCACCTGGTCGGAGACGGCGGAGTTCGCCGACTACGTGCTGCCCATGGGCAACGGCGCCGAGCGCCACGACACGCACTCGTACGAGACGCACGCGGCCAAGTGGCTCGGCTTCCGGCAGCCGGTGCGCCGGGTGGCGATGGAGCGGCTCGGCATGCCCGTCGCCGACACCCGCGACGCCAATCCCGGCGAGGTGTGGGAGGAGAACGAGTTCTGGTTCGAGCTGTCGTGGCGGATCGACCCGGACGGGTCGCTGGGCATCCGGCAGTACTTCGAGTCCCCGTACCGGCCCGGTGAGAAGGTCACCGTCGACGAGTACTACCGGTGGATCTTCGAGAACCAGGTGCCCGGCCTGCCCGAGAAGGCGGAGGCCCTCGGGCTCACACCGCTGGCGTACATGAGGAAGTTCGGCGTCGTCGAGGTCGCGAAGGACGTGTACCGGCTCGACGAGCGGCCGCTCACCGAGGCCGAGCTCGACGGAGCGGTCGAGGAGCCGGGAGGGGTGCTCCGCAAGCCCGTCACGCTCGACTCGGCGCCCCCGCTCGTCGGCGAGGCCGGCGCGGTCGGGCTCGTCCACGACGACGGCACCCGAACGGCCGGCTGGCTCACGCCCTCGCGCCGGCTCGAGATCTACTCCACGTCGCTGCGCGACTGGGGCTGGCCCGAGCACGCGACACCCGGCTACATCGAGTCGCACGTGAGCCGGCGCAAGGTCGACGTCGGGGCCGGCGAGCTGGTGCTGATCCCTACCTTCCGCCTGCCGACGATGATCCACACGCGGTCCGGAAACGCCAAGTACCTCAACGAGATCAGCAACACCCACCCGTTGTGGCTCAACTCGGTCGACGCCGCCCGCGCGGGGGTGCGCACCGGCGACCTCGTGCGCATCACCACCGCGATCGGCCACTTCGTGGCCCGCGTGTGGTCCACGGAGGCGATCCGCCCCGGTGTCTGCGCGCTCTCCCATCACATGGGCAGGTGGCGGGCGAACGAGGGCGAGGGGAGCCGCTGGGTCAGCGGCAAGGTCGACCTGTCCCGGCCGGACGGCGAGGGCCGCTGGATGCTGCGCTACACGTCCGGGGTCGCACCGTTCGAGTCGTCCGACGCCGACAGCGCCCGCGTGCACTGGGACGACCCCGGTGTGCACCAGAACCTCGCGTTCCCCGTGCAGCCGGACCCGTGGTCCGGCGCGCACTGCTGGCTGCAGAAGGTGCGGCTCGAGCCCGCGCACGCCGACGACCGCTACGGCGACGTCGTCGTGGACACCCGGCGCTCCCGCGAGGTCTACCGCGAGTGGCTCGCCCTGACCCGCCCCGCGCTCGGGCCCGACGGGCAGCGCCGCCCGGAGTTCCTCATGCGCCCGGTCAAGCCCAAGCGCAAGGCGTTCCGCGTGCCGGTCGATCCGGCGCCGGACGGCGCGCAGTAG
- a CDS encoding DUF4396 domain-containing protein, with product MELSTNEQPWPLVAVSTVMVVLGVACAAFVAVDVARRPQRMGVMSLVWPLTALFGSLLWLAAYLRWGRATRRGEPRPDQDDEPPMAVSVFTGASHCGAGCALGDLLVEWLVLLLPAAAVLGGSGWLFEDRIYATWVLDFVAAFAIGIAFQYFAIAPMRGLGLRKGLKAAVTADTFSISSWQVGMYGTMALVQLWILPAAIGGRAAVSSPTFWAAMQIAMLVGFATAYPVNWLLIRRGVKERM from the coding sequence ATGGAGCTCTCGACGAACGAACAGCCCTGGCCCCTCGTCGCCGTGTCGACGGTGATGGTCGTGCTCGGCGTGGCCTGCGCCGCCTTCGTCGCCGTCGACGTGGCGCGACGTCCTCAGCGCATGGGCGTGATGAGCCTCGTGTGGCCGCTGACCGCCCTGTTCGGCTCGCTGCTGTGGCTGGCCGCCTACCTGCGCTGGGGCCGCGCGACGCGGCGCGGCGAGCCGCGTCCCGATCAGGACGACGAGCCGCCGATGGCGGTCTCGGTGTTCACCGGAGCCTCGCACTGCGGCGCCGGATGCGCGCTCGGCGACCTGCTCGTGGAGTGGCTGGTGCTCCTGCTCCCCGCCGCCGCGGTGCTGGGCGGCTCGGGCTGGCTGTTCGAGGACCGGATCTACGCCACGTGGGTGCTCGACTTCGTGGCCGCCTTCGCCATCGGCATCGCGTTCCAGTACTTCGCGATCGCCCCCATGCGGGGCCTCGGGCTGCGCAAGGGGCTCAAGGCCGCTGTCACCGCCGACACCTTCTCCATCTCGTCGTGGCAGGTCGGCATGTACGGGACGATGGCCCTGGTGCAGCTCTGGATCCTCCCGGCGGCGATCGGCGGGCGCGCCGCCGTCTCGTCTCCCACGTTCTGGGCCGCTATGCAGATCGCCATGCTGGTCGGGTTCGCCACCGCCTACCCGGTCAACTGGCTGCTGATCCGCCGCGGCGTCAAGGAGCGCATGTAG